In Candidatus Aminicenantes bacterium, a genomic segment contains:
- a CDS encoding Hsp20/alpha crystallin family protein — protein sequence MTLVRWRPFGDLLNMHDKINRLFEDEFLHDKEQGLGVRPWTPATDIYETQEEYVFRLELPGIKKDEVKVEFDGDTLTITGERREEKDVKKENFHRIERRCGTFKRSFSIPKNVDGTKIAAAMKDGILELKVPKVEESKTKAIPISVK from the coding sequence ATGACTTTAGTACGATGGAGACCTTTTGGAGACCTGCTTAACATGCATGACAAAATCAATCGCTTATTCGAGGACGAATTTCTGCATGACAAGGAGCAGGGCCTGGGTGTGCGGCCATGGACTCCGGCAACCGATATCTATGAGACCCAGGAAGAGTACGTGTTCCGGCTTGAACTACCCGGCATCAAAAAGGATGAAGTCAAGGTGGAATTCGATGGAGACACCCTGACCATCACCGGCGAGCGCAGGGAAGAAAAGGATGTCAAGAAAGAGAATTTCCATCGCATTGAGCGTCGCTGCGGAACTTTCAAACGTTCGTTCAGCATTCCCAAGAATGTTGACGGCACCAAGATCGCGGCAGCCATGAAGGATGGAATCCTGGAACTGAAAGTTCCGAAAGTGGAAGA